One genomic window of Polyangium spumosum includes the following:
- a CDS encoding cytochrome b5 domain-containing protein, with protein MNTRRVVLAAVLAFVLAWGTLVGLAVQKTRHPTAPRGARVLSRAEVARHDRPEDCWLVIRGKVYDVSDYIAAHPAPPRTITEHCGEESTTAFETKERGRSHSPQAWQLLESYLVGEVAD; from the coding sequence ATGAACACGCGGCGCGTCGTCCTCGCTGCGGTGCTCGCCTTCGTGCTCGCGTGGGGCACGCTCGTGGGCCTCGCCGTGCAGAAAACCCGTCATCCTACCGCGCCCCGAGGAGCGCGGGTCCTGAGCCGCGCCGAGGTCGCGCGCCACGACCGACCCGAGGATTGCTGGCTCGTGATCCGCGGCAAGGTGTACGACGTGTCCGATTACATCGCCGCGCACCCCGCGCCGCCGCGGACGATCACCGAGCATTGCGGCGAGGAGAGCACGACGGCCTTCGAGACCAAGGAGCGCGGGCGATCCCATTCCCCGCAGGCCTGGCAGCTCCTCGAGAGTTACCTCGTCGGCGAGGTGGCGGATTGA
- a CDS encoding ferric reductase-like transmembrane domain-containing protein, with amino-acid sequence MLNLPPRLLVLVAAALAVIPALTWACSAGADVFTWRGFSRFSGFAAAGLFAVSMLLMMRLTWLDRAFRGLGHVYQAHHALGVAGFLLLLVHPLALALGAFLVEPAAALRLLWPDPSSATVFSGWIALLLFLFFFIVTVAQHMPFHRWRRWHRAMGLAYGAMVWHLVAAYRGSLAAGLALGLVALGVLGFAHRLLVEDPPGRGLRYRITRVRRRGPKVVDLVLEPLDKELRFEAGQFVYLAMRDSPDYQACGESHPYTLTGRPDDPCLHVSVKSLGFCTRHIQEVTVGTEAVVQGPFGGLFPAQAQHRPQVWIGGGIGITPFLGRVSILAADGPPIDIVYCAGNEAAALYLEDLRELTRDRAKVHIHTMYEDTDGLPTVPAIESRVGSLEGRELMLAGPPAMVESLRRALRAHGVPASRIHAEEGMAR; translated from the coding sequence GTGCTGAACCTCCCGCCCCGGCTCCTGGTGCTCGTCGCCGCCGCCCTCGCGGTGATACCCGCGCTCACGTGGGCGTGCTCCGCGGGCGCGGACGTCTTCACGTGGCGCGGGTTCTCTCGATTCTCGGGTTTCGCCGCCGCCGGTCTGTTCGCGGTCTCGATGTTGCTCATGATGCGCCTGACCTGGCTCGATCGGGCGTTCCGAGGCCTCGGGCACGTCTACCAGGCCCATCACGCGCTCGGGGTTGCGGGGTTTTTGCTGCTCCTCGTCCACCCGCTCGCGCTCGCGCTCGGCGCCTTTCTGGTCGAGCCCGCCGCGGCGCTCCGCCTCCTCTGGCCCGATCCTTCATCCGCGACCGTGTTTTCGGGCTGGATCGCGCTTCTCCTGTTCCTCTTCTTTTTTATCGTGACCGTCGCGCAACACATGCCGTTCCATCGCTGGCGTCGATGGCACCGGGCCATGGGGCTGGCGTACGGCGCCATGGTCTGGCACCTGGTCGCGGCGTATCGCGGCTCGTTGGCTGCCGGGCTCGCGCTCGGGCTCGTCGCGCTGGGGGTCCTCGGCTTCGCGCATCGCCTCCTCGTGGAGGATCCGCCCGGGCGAGGCCTCCGCTATCGGATCACCCGCGTGCGGCGCCGCGGACCGAAGGTCGTGGACCTCGTGCTCGAGCCCCTCGACAAGGAGCTCCGCTTCGAGGCCGGCCAGTTCGTGTATCTCGCCATGCGCGATTCACCCGATTATCAGGCGTGTGGCGAGTCCCATCCTTACACCCTGACCGGTCGTCCCGACGATCCGTGCCTCCATGTCTCCGTGAAATCGTTGGGCTTCTGCACGCGGCACATCCAGGAGGTCACGGTCGGCACGGAGGCCGTGGTTCAGGGGCCCTTCGGCGGGCTGTTTCCGGCGCAAGCGCAGCATCGACCCCAGGTCTGGATCGGCGGAGGGATTGGAATCACGCCGTTCCTGGGCCGCGTGTCGATCCTCGCCGCCGACGGGCCGCCGATCGACATCGTGTACTGCGCCGGCAATGAAGCCGCGGCGCTTTACCTGGAGGATCTCCGCGAGCTGACCCGGGATCGCGCCAAAGTGCACATTCACACGATGTACGAGGATACCGACGGACTGCCGACGGTGCCCGCCATCGAATCACGCGTGGGCTCGCTCGAAGGGAGGGAGCTCATGCTCGCCGGCCCGCCGGCCATGGTGGAATCTCTCCGCCGAGCTCTGCGCGCGCACGGCGTGCCGGCGTCGCGTATTCACGCCGAGGAGGGCATGGCGCGATGA
- a CDS encoding AAA family ATPase gives MTSKRATKPPFAGQMYLQGLYSLAERIPAEARFPFNLPFVRGLDLGLDRPVTFFVGENGSGKSTLLEAIADLCGFHVAGGGGTDTLYAAHEAGSELARALRPRFRHRPRDGFFFRAETLVNFATLLEERERDPDFNGDPYMRYGGKTLHRRSHGEAFLDVFQHRVHEGLFLIDEPEAALSPQRQLTLLYLLRDRVERGGAQFIIATHAPILLTLPGAVILDFDDPALPVVTLQDTKHYQITRGILERPERYWKSEGPPRP, from the coding sequence ATGACCTCGAAGAGAGCCACGAAGCCGCCCTTCGCGGGCCAGATGTACCTCCAGGGGCTCTACTCCCTCGCCGAGCGTATCCCCGCCGAGGCGCGCTTCCCGTTCAACCTGCCCTTCGTCCGTGGCCTCGACCTCGGGCTCGATCGGCCGGTCACCTTCTTCGTCGGGGAGAATGGCTCCGGGAAGTCCACGCTGCTCGAGGCCATCGCGGACCTTTGTGGTTTCCACGTGGCCGGCGGAGGGGGCACCGACACCTTGTACGCCGCGCACGAGGCCGGCTCCGAGCTCGCCCGCGCGCTCCGCCCGCGTTTTCGGCATCGTCCCCGCGACGGCTTCTTTTTCCGCGCCGAGACGCTGGTGAACTTCGCCACGCTCCTCGAAGAACGCGAGCGCGATCCGGATTTCAACGGCGATCCCTACATGCGTTACGGCGGCAAGACATTACACCGCCGCTCGCATGGCGAGGCGTTCCTCGACGTCTTCCAGCATCGCGTCCACGAAGGGCTCTTCCTCATCGACGAGCCCGAAGCGGCGCTGTCTCCGCAGCGACAGCTCACGCTCCTTTATCTGCTCCGGGATCGCGTCGAGCGCGGCGGCGCGCAGTTCATCATCGCCACCCACGCGCCCATCCTGCTCACATTGCCGGGGGCCGTCATCCTCGACTTCGACGATCCCGCGTTGCCGGTGGTCACTTTGCAGGACACGAAGCATTACCAGATCACGCGAGGGATCCTGGAGCGCCCCGAGCGGTACTGGAAATCCGAGGGACCGCCCCGGCCATGA
- a CDS encoding neprosin family prolyl endopeptidase, producing the protein MRNMALVVVTSLLPFNGACVIVLGDGTGPSGAGGADGKTSALPDPEEWRVPPPEFTPEQQRRKDEVDAYIAKVVYKDKPITKTVQGYSGDILDYVQMPPLGVTVPEIPALLSSTALPEGVTHALTEVEQYPELWGPTDATLFNRPDFSRYILEDTGATSIQDWITNHQVHGLPDAAYRLYAGLNVVAPNRGASARINQFKPEVADRTFSLIELAVRCPAVGDATEFIGLLLTVDRVNSGADWVTNKQELRLRVEYYQNVNGNVTHSYDFQAAHFTEMPPEAVNGWPWTTLGEVVTPSVPGGAQTEAWLAWVMDPQGSWWAFYNGRPLGHYSHELLPTLKQGACGVHYYGEVFDPKPEDGWAPTEMGSGQFATAPAGHVAWVREPKYLDMNWLVTDPQDDAFERWSKPYEPSCYTRSSMVDLGWPWQYFLLGGPGGKDPLCKKP; encoded by the coding sequence ATGCGAAACATGGCGCTCGTCGTCGTGACCTCGCTCCTACCCTTCAATGGCGCGTGTGTGATCGTCCTGGGTGACGGGACCGGGCCTTCGGGCGCGGGCGGCGCGGACGGCAAGACGTCCGCGTTGCCCGATCCCGAGGAATGGCGCGTCCCGCCGCCGGAGTTCACGCCCGAGCAACAAAGGCGCAAGGACGAGGTGGACGCGTACATCGCGAAGGTGGTCTACAAGGACAAGCCCATCACGAAGACGGTGCAGGGGTATTCGGGGGATATCCTGGACTATGTCCAGATGCCTCCGCTCGGCGTGACGGTGCCGGAGATCCCGGCGCTGCTCTCCAGCACGGCGCTGCCCGAGGGCGTCACGCATGCGCTCACCGAGGTGGAGCAATATCCGGAGCTGTGGGGGCCGACGGACGCGACGTTGTTCAACCGGCCGGATTTCTCGCGATACATCCTGGAGGACACGGGGGCGACGTCGATCCAGGACTGGATCACGAACCATCAGGTGCATGGGTTGCCGGATGCGGCGTATCGGCTGTACGCGGGGCTCAACGTGGTGGCGCCGAACCGGGGTGCTTCGGCGCGGATCAACCAGTTCAAGCCCGAGGTGGCGGATCGGACCTTCAGCTTGATCGAGCTCGCCGTGCGCTGCCCGGCGGTCGGCGACGCCACGGAGTTCATCGGGCTCCTGCTCACGGTCGATCGCGTCAACAGCGGCGCGGACTGGGTCACGAACAAGCAGGAGTTGCGGCTACGAGTCGAGTACTATCAAAATGTCAACGGAAATGTCACGCACAGCTACGATTTCCAGGCAGCGCACTTCACGGAGATGCCCCCGGAGGCGGTGAACGGGTGGCCGTGGACGACGCTTGGCGAGGTCGTGACGCCGTCGGTGCCTGGCGGGGCGCAGACGGAGGCGTGGCTCGCCTGGGTCATGGACCCCCAGGGGAGCTGGTGGGCCTTCTACAATGGCCGCCCCCTGGGACACTATTCGCACGAACTTTTGCCGACTCTGAAACAGGGGGCGTGCGGGGTGCACTATTACGGTGAGGTTTTTGATCCGAAGCCAGAAGACGGCTGGGCGCCAACCGAGATGGGCAGCGGGCAGTTCGCCACGGCGCCGGCGGGCCACGTGGCCTGGGTGCGAGAACCCAAGTACCTGGACATGAACTGGCTGGTGACGGATCCGCAGGACGATGCGTTCGAGCGCTGGTCGAAGCCATACGAGCCTTCGTGCTACACGCGGTCGTCGATGGTGGATTTGGGATGGCCATGGCAATACTTTCTGCTCGGCGGCCCGGGCGGCAAGGATCCTTTATGCAAGAAACCGTGA